A genomic region of Pristiophorus japonicus isolate sPriJap1 chromosome 20, sPriJap1.hap1, whole genome shotgun sequence contains the following coding sequences:
- the LOC139232878 gene encoding beta-1,3-galactosyltransferase 9, which translates to MQLLFCRLRTHQWCFLLFNVILFHALLFGADFVEEYLLQSSPTTYTDAQTLDIRERARKLDMGPVKRNASRFFRISNTKACGGGDLFLLAVVSSDAENTTRRERIRKTWANISEVQGYGLLTLFAIGVPRTQAAQEDINREFANHRDIIQGTFVDSSNNAILKTIMIMRWVVTFCPKALFILKSDDETFVNYRSLMEYLLSLKTHAEDLYIGRVYHQVMPVRDPQSKYYVPASLYSEKYYPDYCSATAFVISQDVARKVFVVSVSMETSMPEDIYVGICAKKAGVVPIHSSRFSGEKHIRFNRCCYKFIFSSYGMTNQELARAWEETDDSGHCTMIETYYGLIKCKALTYLDKLTSHASTETEEFVTPSH; encoded by the exons ATGCAG CTGTTATTCTGTCGGCTCCGCACACATCAGTGGTGCTTCCTGCTCTTCAACGTGATTCTTTTCCATGCCTTGCTCTTTGGGGCGGACTTTGTGGAGGAATACCTGCTCCAGTCCTCCCCAACCACCTACACAGATGCCCAAACGCTGGATATCCGAGAGAGAGCCAGGAAACTAGACATGGGCCCGGTCAAGAGAAACGCCTCCAGGTTCTTCCGCATCAGCAACACAAAGGCTTGTGGCGGCGGTGACCTCTTTCTCCTGGCTGTCGTTTCCAGCGACGCAGAAAACACAACGCGGCGGGAAAGGATCAGGAAGACTTGGGCCAACATAAGTGAGGTGCAAGGTTATGGATTGTTGACTCTATTTGCAATTGGGGTCCCTCGAACGCAGGCAGCCCAAGAGGACATCAACAGAGAGTTTGCAAACCACAGGGACATCATCCAGGGCACCTTCGTGGACTCGTCCAACAATGCCATCCTTAAAACCATCATGATTATGCGCTGGGTTGTAACATTTTGCCCCAAAGCTTTATTCATTCTGAAGTCTGATGACGAAACGTTTGTCAACTACAGAAGTTTGATGGAATACTTGCTTAGTTTGAAGACGCATGCAGAAGATCTCTACATTGGGAGGGTCTACCACCAGGTTATGCCGGTCAGAGACCCCCAGAGCAAATACTACGTGCCGGCCAGTCTGTATTCAGAGAAATATTACCCCGATTACTGCAGTGCTACTGCCTTTGTCATCTCGCAGGATGTTGCCCGGAAGGTTTTCGTCGTCTCCGTGTCGATGGAGACCTCAATGCCTGAAGACATTTATGTCGGAATCTGCGCCAAGAAGGCTGGCGTGGTGCCCATCCACAGCTCCAGGTTCTCTGGGGAGAAGCACATTCGGTTCAATCGCTGCTGCTACAAATTCATCTTTAGTTCTTATGGGATGACCAACCAGGAGCTGGCCAGGGCCTGGGAGGAGACCGATGACAGCGGACACTGCACTATGATAGAAACATACTACGGACTGATCAAGTGCAAAGCGTTAACCTATCTGGACAAGCTCACATCTCACGCGAGCACAGAGACAGAGGAGTTTGTTACCCCGTCACACTAA